From one Streptomyces sp. SCSIO 30461 genomic stretch:
- a CDS encoding FtsW/RodA/SpoVE family cell cycle protein, which produces MSVVTNTTTIGAIELPSRRNTELLLLAFAVAIPVFAYANVGLALTGELPAGMLGYGIGLALLAGVAHLVVRKFAKYADPLLLPLATLLNGLGLVLIWRLDQSPRLNALSTFAPQATNQLMYSALGVALLVGVLLLLKDHRVLQRYTYISMAAALVLLLLPLVPGLGTDVFGAKIWIRVGGFSIQPGEFAKIVIAVFFSGYLMVKRDALALASRRFMGLYLPRGRDLGPIVTIWAVSLLVLVFENDLGTSLLFFGMFVIMLYVATERTSWIVMGLLMSAGGAVVVSQFASHVQARVAAWLDPFECLATAPEGSRTAQACDQMSQVLMSFGSGGTLGTGLGQGDSDLIMFAANSDFIFATVGEELGLAGVMAFLLLYGLIIERGVRTALAARDPFGKLFAIGLTGAFALQVFVVAGGVMGLIPLTGMTMPFLAAGGSSVIANWALIGILIRISDTARRPAPAPAPNPDAEMTQVVRP; this is translated from the coding sequence ATGAGCGTTGTCACCAACACGACCACCATCGGCGCGATCGAACTGCCGAGCCGCCGCAACACCGAGCTGCTGCTGCTCGCCTTCGCCGTCGCGATCCCGGTGTTCGCGTACGCCAATGTGGGCCTCGCACTCACCGGCGAACTCCCCGCCGGCATGCTCGGTTACGGAATCGGCCTCGCCCTCCTCGCAGGCGTCGCGCACCTCGTGGTGCGCAAGTTCGCCAAGTACGCCGACCCGCTGCTGCTGCCGCTGGCGACACTGCTCAACGGCCTCGGCCTGGTGCTGATCTGGCGGCTCGACCAGTCCCCGCGGCTGAACGCGCTCTCCACCTTCGCCCCGCAGGCCACCAACCAGCTGATGTACTCGGCGCTGGGCGTCGCGCTGCTCGTCGGCGTATTGCTGCTGCTGAAGGACCACCGCGTCCTGCAGCGCTACACCTACATCTCGATGGCGGCCGCGCTCGTCCTGCTGCTGCTCCCGCTCGTCCCGGGTCTCGGCACCGACGTCTTCGGCGCCAAGATCTGGATCCGGGTCGGCGGCTTCTCCATCCAGCCCGGTGAGTTCGCGAAGATCGTCATCGCGGTCTTCTTCTCGGGCTACCTCATGGTGAAGCGGGACGCGCTGGCCCTGGCCAGCCGCCGCTTCATGGGGCTCTATCTGCCGCGTGGCCGCGACCTCGGGCCCATCGTCACGATCTGGGCGGTGAGCCTGCTCGTCCTGGTCTTCGAGAACGACCTCGGCACCTCGCTGCTGTTCTTCGGCATGTTCGTGATCATGCTGTACGTGGCCACCGAGCGCACCAGCTGGATCGTCATGGGCCTGCTGATGTCGGCGGGCGGCGCGGTGGTCGTCTCGCAGTTCGCCAGTCATGTCCAGGCCCGGGTGGCCGCCTGGCTGGACCCCTTCGAATGCCTGGCGACCGCGCCCGAGGGCTCCAGGACGGCCCAAGCCTGCGACCAGATGTCCCAGGTACTGATGTCCTTCGGATCGGGCGGCACCCTCGGCACCGGTCTCGGACAGGGCGACTCCGACCTCATCATGTTCGCCGCCAACTCCGACTTCATCTTCGCCACCGTCGGCGAGGAGCTCGGACTGGCCGGAGTGATGGCCTTCCTGCTGCTCTACGGTCTGATCATCGAGCGCGGTGTGCGCACCGCGCTCGCCGCCCGCGACCCCTTCGGGAAGCTGTTCGCGATCGGCCTCACCGGCGCCTTCGCCCTCCAGGTCTTCGTGGTCGCCGGTGGTGTGATGGGCCTCATCCCGCTGACCGGTATGACGATGCCGTTCCTCGCGGCCGGCGGATCGTCCGTGATCGCCAACTGGGCGCTGATCGGCATCCTCATCCGTATCAGCGACACCGCGCGCCGGCCGGCCCCCGCCCCCGCCCCGAACCCCGACGCCGAGATGACCCAGGTGGTCCGACCGTGA
- a CDS encoding class E sortase, translating to MARARSRIAGVISVFGELLITTGVLLALFVVYSLWWTNVLADRAATKESDKVRHNWAAAPQGQGPGALDTRDGIGFLHVPAMGEGEVLVKKGTDPETLNDGVAGYYTEPIKSALPGDKQGNFTLAAHRDGHGAKFHNIHKIRTGDPIVFETRDTWYVYKVFKDLKQTSKFNVDVLQPVPKESGKTAPGRYITLTTCTPLYTSDYRYVVWGELVRTEKVDSDRTRPKELR from the coding sequence GTGGCACGTGCGCGCAGCCGGATCGCCGGCGTCATCAGTGTCTTCGGCGAACTGCTGATCACCACGGGAGTGCTGCTTGCGCTCTTCGTCGTCTATTCGCTGTGGTGGACCAACGTCCTCGCCGACCGCGCGGCCACCAAGGAGAGCGACAAGGTGCGCCACAACTGGGCCGCCGCTCCCCAGGGGCAGGGTCCTGGAGCACTGGACACCCGGGACGGCATCGGCTTCCTCCATGTCCCCGCCATGGGCGAAGGAGAGGTGCTGGTGAAGAAGGGCACCGACCCCGAGACCCTCAACGACGGTGTCGCGGGCTACTACACCGAGCCGATCAAGTCCGCGCTGCCCGGCGACAAGCAGGGCAACTTCACCCTGGCAGCCCACCGCGACGGCCACGGTGCCAAGTTCCACAACATCCACAAGATCAGGACCGGCGATCCGATCGTCTTCGAGACCAGGGACACCTGGTACGTCTACAAGGTCTTCAAGGACCTGAAGCAGACCTCGAAGTTCAACGTCGACGTGCTCCAACCGGTACCGAAGGAGTCGGGCAAGACCGCGCCCGGTCGCTACATCACCCTGACGACATGCACGCCGCTGTACACATCCGACTACCGGTACGTGGTCTGGGGCGAGCTGGTGCGCACGGAGAAGGTCGACAGCGATCGCACGCGGCCCAAGGAGCTGCGCTGA
- a CDS encoding aminodeoxychorismate/anthranilate synthase component II, which translates to MSARILVVDNYDSFVFNLVQYLYQLGAECEVVRNDEVSTAHAQDGFDGVLLSPGPGAPEQAGVCIDMVRHCAATAVPVFGVCLGMQSMAVAYGGVVDRAPELLHGKTSFVLHQGKGVFAGLPSPFTATRYHSLAAEPTTVPDELEVTARTEDGIIMGLRHRELAVEGVQFHPESVLTEHGHLMLANWLEQCGDTGAVGRSAGLAPVVGGKALA; encoded by the coding sequence GTGAGCGCGCGCATTCTCGTCGTCGACAACTACGACAGCTTTGTCTTCAACCTCGTCCAGTACCTCTACCAGCTGGGCGCGGAGTGCGAGGTCGTTCGCAACGACGAGGTGTCGACCGCGCACGCGCAGGACGGTTTCGACGGGGTGCTGCTGTCCCCCGGACCCGGCGCACCGGAGCAGGCCGGGGTCTGCATCGACATGGTGCGCCACTGCGCGGCGACCGCTGTGCCCGTCTTCGGCGTCTGCCTCGGAATGCAGTCGATGGCGGTCGCCTACGGCGGTGTCGTGGACCGGGCGCCGGAGCTGCTGCACGGCAAGACCTCGTTCGTACTGCACCAGGGCAAGGGCGTGTTCGCTGGACTGCCGTCGCCGTTCACGGCGACGCGCTACCACTCGCTCGCGGCTGAGCCCACGACGGTGCCCGATGAGCTGGAGGTCACGGCGCGGACCGAGGACGGCATCATCATGGGGCTGCGCCATCGCGAACTGGCGGTGGAGGGAGTGCAGTTCCATCCCGAGTCCGTGCTCACGGAACACGGGCACCTGATGCTCGCCAACTGGCTTGAGCAGTGTGGCGACACGGGCGCGGTCGGCCGCTCGGCAGGGCTCGCGCCGGTGGTGGGCGGCAAGGCCCTGGCATGA
- the pknB gene encoding Stk1 family PASTA domain-containing Ser/Thr kinase: MEEPRRLGGRYELGSVLGRGGMAEVYLAHDTRLGRTVAVKTLRADLARDPSFQARFRREAQSAASLNHPAIVAVYDTGEDYVDGVSIPYIVMEYVDGSTLRELLHSGRKLLPERTLEMTTGILQALEYSHRNGIVHRDIKPANVMLTRTGQVKVMDFGIARAMGDAGMTMTQTAAVIGTAQYLSPEQAKGEQVDARSDLYSTGCLLYELLTVRPPFVGDSPVAVAYQHVREEPQPPSNFDPEITPEMDAIVLKALVKDPDYRYQSADEMRADIEACLDGQPVAAATAMGAAGYGSAYGQRPEDQPTTALRAAAPAGQTSMLPPVNPDDGGYGYDDRPDRRRQKKSNASTILLVVAGILVLVGAILIGKQLFKDGRDSQVIVPNLVGKTFDEAQRSGTNVNVKVVQGGTTRCDHPKNSVCSQDPAATGEAMMDREGTIKVVLSAGAPLVEVPDVTSSKKDTAEARLDKDGFKVKIEEIESDETPGTVVSQTPEGGSKAEKGTTVTLKVAKQATETVPPVVGQQFDAAKDQLEKLGFTVARTDVDSDKPAGEVVAQDPAGDSNQPKGATITLQVSKGQETPQTQVPQVLGKRVGEAKQILAQFGFTNITFANGSSQDDNALVAAMNPRPGTQADPATTTITLQTIGGGGQQGGNNNGGGGFFPGFGDD; the protein is encoded by the coding sequence ATGGAAGAGCCGCGTCGCCTCGGCGGCCGGTACGAGCTGGGCTCGGTGCTCGGCCGCGGTGGCATGGCCGAGGTCTACCTCGCGCACGACACCCGGCTCGGCCGCACCGTCGCCGTGAAGACGCTGCGGGCCGACCTCGCCCGTGACCCGTCCTTCCAGGCCCGGTTCCGCCGTGAGGCCCAGTCGGCCGCCTCGCTGAACCATCCGGCGATCGTGGCGGTGTACGACACCGGCGAGGACTACGTCGACGGGGTCTCCATCCCGTACATCGTGATGGAGTACGTGGACGGCTCGACCCTCAGAGAGCTGCTGCACTCCGGCCGCAAGCTGCTGCCCGAGCGGACCCTGGAGATGACCACCGGCATCCTCCAGGCACTCGAGTACTCGCACCGCAACGGCATCGTCCACCGCGACATCAAGCCGGCGAACGTCATGCTGACGCGCACCGGCCAGGTCAAGGTGATGGACTTCGGCATCGCACGCGCCATGGGCGATGCGGGCATGACCATGACACAGACGGCGGCCGTCATCGGCACCGCCCAGTACCTCTCCCCCGAGCAGGCCAAGGGCGAGCAGGTCGACGCCAGGTCCGACCTCTACTCGACCGGCTGCCTGCTGTACGAGCTGCTCACCGTGCGTCCGCCGTTCGTGGGCGACTCACCGGTGGCCGTGGCCTACCAGCACGTCCGCGAAGAGCCCCAGCCGCCGAGCAACTTCGACCCCGAGATCACGCCCGAGATGGACGCGATCGTGCTGAAGGCGCTGGTCAAGGACCCCGACTACCGCTACCAGTCGGCGGACGAGATGCGCGCCGACATCGAGGCCTGCCTCGACGGCCAGCCGGTCGCCGCGGCCACGGCCATGGGCGCGGCCGGCTACGGCAGCGCATACGGCCAGCGCCCCGAGGACCAGCCGACCACCGCGCTGCGCGCGGCGGCGCCGGCCGGGCAGACATCGATGCTGCCGCCCGTGAACCCGGACGACGGCGGTTACGGATACGACGACCGCCCCGACCGACGCCGCCAGAAGAAGTCGAACGCCTCGACGATCCTGCTCGTGGTGGCGGGCATCCTGGTGCTCGTCGGCGCCATCCTCATCGGCAAGCAGCTCTTCAAGGACGGCAGGGACAGCCAGGTCATCGTCCCCAACCTGGTGGGCAAGACCTTCGACGAGGCACAGCGGTCCGGGACCAACGTGAACGTGAAGGTCGTCCAGGGCGGCACCACGCGCTGCGACCATCCCAAGAACAGCGTGTGCAGCCAGGACCCGGCCGCCACCGGCGAGGCCATGATGGACCGGGAAGGGACCATCAAGGTCGTCCTCTCGGCGGGCGCGCCACTGGTGGAGGTACCGGATGTCACCAGCTCCAAGAAGGACACCGCTGAAGCACGGCTGGACAAGGACGGCTTCAAGGTCAAGATCGAGGAGATCGAGTCGGACGAGACCCCCGGCACGGTCGTCAGCCAGACCCCGGAGGGCGGTTCCAAGGCCGAGAAGGGCACCACGGTCACCCTGAAGGTCGCCAAGCAGGCCACGGAGACGGTTCCGCCGGTGGTGGGCCAGCAGTTCGACGCGGCGAAGGACCAGTTGGAGAAGCTCGGCTTCACCGTGGCGCGCACCGATGTCGACTCCGACAAGCCCGCGGGCGAGGTCGTGGCGCAGGACCCGGCGGGCGACTCCAACCAGCCCAAGGGAGCCACGATCACGCTCCAGGTCTCCAAGGGCCAGGAGACGCCTCAGACGCAGGTGCCCCAGGTACTGGGCAAGCGGGTGGGCGAGGCCAAGCAGATCCTGGCGCAGTTCGGCTTCACGAACATCACCTTCGCCAACGGGAGCTCGCAGGACGACAACGCGCTCGTCGCCGCGATGAATCCGCGGCCCGGTACCCAGGCGGACCCGGCGACCACGACCATCACCCTGCAGACGATCGGTGGCGGAGGCCAGCAGGGCGGCAACAACAACGGCGGCGGAGGGTTCTTCCCGGGCTTCGGCGACGACTGA
- a CDS encoding DUF881 domain-containing protein: MSNSADTPRGPVRRFVPRPVRLLTAAVFALAGLIFVTSFNTAKGTNLRTDASLLKLSDLIQQRSEQNAELDRSTAAVRGDVDALARRDDGSTKAEDDRLRGLEKDAGTEKLQGQAVSVTLNDAPPNAHAAPGYPEPQANDLVIHQQDLQAVVNALWQGGAEGIQVMDQRLISTSAVRCVGNTLILQGRVYSPPYKITAVGDPDRLKRALTASPAIQNYQLYVQAYGLGWKVDERDAVTLPGYSGTVDLHYAKPVN; encoded by the coding sequence TTGAGCAATTCCGCCGACACTCCCCGAGGGCCGGTCCGCCGTTTCGTGCCGCGACCGGTCCGGTTGCTGACGGCTGCCGTTTTCGCGCTGGCCGGTCTGATCTTCGTCACCAGTTTCAACACCGCCAAGGGCACCAACCTCCGCACCGACGCCTCGCTGCTGAAGCTTTCCGACCTGATCCAGCAGCGCAGCGAGCAGAACGCCGAGCTGGACCGGTCCACCGCCGCGGTCCGCGGCGACGTGGACGCGCTGGCCCGCCGTGACGACGGCTCCACCAAGGCCGAGGACGATCGGCTCCGCGGCCTGGAGAAGGACGCGGGGACCGAGAAGCTCCAGGGGCAGGCCGTCAGCGTCACCCTCAATGATGCTCCTCCCAACGCCCACGCAGCCCCTGGCTACCCGGAACCCCAGGCCAACGACCTGGTCATCCACCAGCAGGACCTCCAGGCGGTGGTGAACGCGCTCTGGCAGGGCGGTGCCGAGGGCATCCAGGTCATGGATCAGCGACTGATCTCCACCAGCGCCGTGCGGTGCGTCGGCAACACCCTGATCCTCCAGGGCCGCGTCTACTCGCCTCCGTACAAGATCACCGCTGTAGGCGACCCCGATCGGCTCAAGCGCGCGCTGACCGCGTCGCCCGCGATCCAGAACTACCAGCTCTATGTGCAGGCGTACGGCCTCGGCTGGAAAGTGGACGAGCGTGACGCGGTGACTCTGCCCGGCTATTCGGGCACAGTGGATCTGCATTACGCGAAGCCCGTGAACTGA
- the crgA gene encoding cell division protein CrgA, giving the protein MPKSRIRKKADFTPPPAAKQATTIKLTNRSWVAPVMLALFLIGLAWIVVFYVTDGRLPIDSFGNWNIVVGFGFIAGGFAVSTQWK; this is encoded by the coding sequence GTGCCGAAGTCACGTATCCGCAAGAAGGCCGATTTCACGCCGCCGCCTGCGGCGAAGCAGGCAACGACCATCAAGCTGACGAACCGTAGCTGGGTGGCGCCGGTGATGCTGGCGCTGTTCCTGATCGGGCTCGCCTGGATCGTTGTCTTCTACGTCACCGACGGCCGGCTCCCCATCGACTCCTTCGGCAACTGGAACATCGTGGTCGGCTTCGGCTTCATCGCCGGCGGCTTCGCGGTCTCCACACAGTGGAAGTAG
- a CDS encoding Stp1/IreP family PP2C-type Ser/Thr phosphatase has protein sequence MSLSLRFAAGSHKGMIREGNEDSGYAGPRLLAIADGMGGQAAGEVASSEVISTLVQLDDDVPGSDILTSLGTAVQRANDQLRAMVEEDPQLEGMGTTLTALLWTGQRLGLVHVGDSRAYLLRDGVLTQITQDHTWVQRLVDEGRITEEEATTHPQRSLLMRALGSGDHVEPDLSIREVRAGDRYLICSDGLSGVVSHQTMEDTLASYQGPQETVQDLIQLALRGGGPDNITVIVADVLDVDGGDTLAGRLHDTPVIVGAVAENQMPLGDNSAMQTPAGRASGLGRPVPPAAGGFGPPGSGDGAGYGGMPPEGSYGSYADDDFTKPVSAGRKWLKRSLYGTLALAVLGGGLYGAWRWTQTQYYVGTNGKHIALYRGISQDLGWVSLSEVEKDHPEIELKYLPPYQQKQVKETIAESSLGSARDKIVELSTQATACKKDAQREAAADTAPAAPPGEGQAGGTTGTKPSDQSAQTKPNAAPSPGPTLSEEEQKLATNCGKQ, from the coding sequence ATGAGTCTGTCACTGCGCTTCGCCGCCGGATCGCACAAGGGCATGATCCGCGAGGGCAACGAGGACTCCGGCTACGCCGGCCCCCGACTGCTCGCCATCGCGGACGGCATGGGCGGCCAGGCCGCCGGAGAGGTCGCCTCGTCCGAGGTGATCTCGACCCTGGTGCAGCTCGATGACGACGTCCCGGGCTCCGACATCCTCACCTCGCTCGGCACGGCCGTGCAACGGGCCAACGACCAGCTGCGCGCCATGGTCGAGGAGGACCCCCAGCTCGAAGGCATGGGGACCACCCTCACCGCACTGCTGTGGACCGGCCAGCGCCTCGGACTCGTGCATGTCGGCGACTCCCGCGCATATCTGCTCCGTGACGGGGTCCTGACCCAGATCACCCAGGACCACACCTGGGTGCAGCGCCTCGTGGACGAGGGCCGGATCACCGAGGAAGAGGCCACCACCCATCCGCAGCGCTCCCTGCTGATGCGCGCGCTGGGCAGCGGCGACCACGTCGAGCCCGACCTCTCCATCCGCGAGGTCAGGGCCGGAGACCGCTACCTCATCTGCTCCGACGGACTGTCCGGCGTCGTGTCCCACCAGACGATGGAGGACACCCTCGCCAGCTACCAGGGCCCGCAGGAGACCGTGCAGGACCTGATCCAGCTCGCGCTGCGCGGCGGCGGCCCCGACAACATCACCGTGATCGTCGCGGATGTACTCGACGTCGACGGCGGCGACACCCTCGCGGGTCGGCTCCACGACACCCCGGTGATCGTCGGCGCGGTCGCCGAGAACCAGATGCCGCTCGGCGACAACAGCGCCATGCAGACCCCCGCTGGGCGCGCCTCCGGCCTCGGCCGCCCCGTCCCGCCCGCCGCCGGCGGCTTCGGCCCCCCCGGCAGTGGCGACGGAGCGGGCTACGGCGGAATGCCCCCGGAGGGCAGCTACGGCTCGTACGCCGACGACGACTTCACCAAGCCGGTCTCCGCCGGACGGAAGTGGCTCAAGAGATCCCTTTACGGCACGCTCGCGCTCGCCGTGCTCGGAGGCGGTCTGTACGGCGCCTGGCGCTGGACCCAGACCCAGTACTACGTCGGCACCAACGGCAAGCACATCGCGCTCTACCGCGGTATCAGCCAGGACCTGGGCTGGGTCTCGCTCTCCGAGGTCGAGAAGGACCACCCCGAGATCGAACTCAAGTACCTTCCGCCCTATCAGCAGAAGCAGGTCAAGGAGACCATCGCCGAGAGCAGCCTCGGTTCCGCGCGCGACAAGATCGTGGAGCTCTCCACCCAGGCAACCGCCTGCAAGAAGGACGCGCAGCGCGAAGCCGCAGCGGACACCGCGCCCGCAGCACCTCCCGGTGAGGGGCAGGCCGGTGGCACCACCGGCACCAAGCCCTCCGACCAGTCCGCCCAGACCAAGCCGAACGCAGCTCCCTCTCCGGGCCCCACCCTCTCGGAGGAGGAGCAGAAGCTCGCCACGAACTGCGGCAAGCAGTGA
- a CDS encoding class E sortase, translating to MRAGRPLRLIVRTLSEMCLTAGAVIVLFVAYLLFWTGVKAAEATDGEIVRLQEEWTRLPLGAAASGPPSEPARAYAPGKPFAVMYIPRFGAAWDWPVLEGTSAGTLKKGLGHYRGTARPGETGNFAVAGHRRTYGDPFKDFPRLRPGDAVILTDGTTWFTYRVKHAPYRTVPSDVAVIDPVPRRSGFDGPGRYLTLTTCDPEWGSSHRLVVWAHLDATQPVTDGKPEAFRS from the coding sequence ATGCGAGCGGGCCGACCGCTGCGACTGATCGTCAGGACCCTCAGCGAGATGTGTCTGACCGCCGGGGCGGTGATCGTGCTCTTCGTGGCGTATCTGCTGTTCTGGACCGGGGTGAAGGCCGCCGAGGCCACGGACGGCGAGATCGTCAGGCTCCAGGAGGAATGGACCCGGCTTCCGCTCGGAGCGGCGGCGTCCGGTCCGCCGTCGGAACCGGCCCGCGCGTACGCGCCGGGCAAGCCCTTCGCCGTGATGTACATCCCCCGGTTCGGGGCGGCCTGGGACTGGCCGGTGCTGGAGGGCACCTCCGCCGGCACCCTCAAGAAGGGCCTGGGTCACTATCGGGGGACCGCACGTCCGGGTGAGACCGGGAACTTCGCGGTGGCCGGCCACCGTCGTACCTACGGGGACCCGTTCAAGGACTTCCCCCGGCTGCGGCCGGGGGACGCGGTGATCCTCACGGACGGGACGACCTGGTTCACCTATCGCGTCAAGCACGCGCCGTATCGCACCGTACCCAGCGATGTCGCGGTCATCGACCCGGTGCCGAGGCGGTCCGGATTCGACGGTCCCGGCCGCTATCTGACCCTGACCACCTGCGATCCCGAGTGGGGCAGCAGTCACCGGCTGGTCGTCTGGGCGCACCTCGACGCCACCCAACCTGTGACGGACGGCAAGCCGGAAGCTTTCCGCAGCTGA
- a CDS encoding class E sortase, protein MNGQGGAPWLRDGSVPGQSPAPEQYDWSGYGRQATETPRGYEQDWYGRQYPPEPAVHVPAPAPVPSTAPDLVTPERPPGGRAERRRASKARGRGRRRAAGSTAPPPSPPVPSEEGAPLTRVEARRRARAMKDGPAVIASRAFGELFITVGVLMLLFVTYQLWWTNILAGQQANAAADRIQEEWAKGRAPGAFEPGQGFAIMHIPKLDVVVPVAEGIDKLSVLDRGMVGHYADGALKTAMPSDKQGNFAVAGHRNTHGEPFRYINTLVPGDPIVVETQDTYYTYKMTSILPQTSPSNTSVIAPVPAGSGFTGPGRYLTLTTCTPEFTSTYRMIVWGKMVEERPRSKGKPDALVG, encoded by the coding sequence ATGAACGGCCAGGGGGGTGCGCCGTGGCTCCGGGACGGGAGCGTTCCGGGGCAGTCCCCGGCTCCGGAGCAGTACGACTGGTCCGGGTACGGTCGGCAGGCCACTGAGACCCCCCGGGGATACGAGCAGGACTGGTACGGGCGGCAGTACCCTCCCGAACCCGCCGTGCACGTACCCGCGCCCGCACCTGTGCCGTCGACAGCGCCGGACCTGGTGACGCCCGAGCGGCCGCCGGGCGGTCGGGCCGAACGCCGGCGTGCGTCCAAGGCGCGGGGACGAGGGCGGCGCAGGGCGGCCGGCTCCACGGCGCCGCCTCCTTCACCTCCGGTACCGAGCGAGGAGGGCGCCCCGCTCACGCGGGTCGAGGCGCGCAGGCGTGCCCGAGCCATGAAGGACGGCCCGGCCGTCATCGCCAGCCGGGCTTTCGGTGAACTCTTCATCACCGTAGGTGTGTTGATGCTGCTGTTCGTCACCTACCAGCTGTGGTGGACGAACATCCTCGCGGGGCAGCAGGCCAACGCCGCCGCCGACAGGATCCAGGAGGAGTGGGCCAAGGGCCGTGCACCCGGCGCGTTCGAACCGGGGCAGGGCTTCGCGATCATGCACATCCCGAAGCTCGACGTCGTCGTCCCGGTCGCCGAGGGCATCGACAAGCTGTCCGTGCTGGACCGGGGAATGGTCGGGCACTACGCGGACGGCGCCCTCAAGACCGCCATGCCATCCGACAAGCAGGGCAATTTCGCGGTCGCCGGACACCGCAACACGCATGGTGAGCCGTTCCGTTACATCAACACACTGGTGCCCGGAGACCCGATCGTGGTCGAGACCCAGGACACCTACTACACCTACAAGATGACGAGCATCCTCCCGCAGACCTCCCCATCGAACACCAGCGTGATCGCTCCGGTCCCGGCAGGCTCCGGATTCACCGGGCCCGGCCGTTACCTCACCCTCACGACATGTACGCCCGAATTCACGAGTACGTACCGAATGATCGTGTGGGGCAAGATGGTCGAGGAACGTCCGCGGAGCAAGGGCAAGCCTGATGCGCTCGTCGGCTGA
- a CDS encoding penicillin-binding protein 2, which produces MNKPLRRIAIFCGLLVLALLIRDNWLQYVRAEELSSHKSNKRVQIERYASESGNIIVDGKPITGSKLTDDTYFKYKRTYTDGPMWAPVTGYASQAFGSSQIENLEDEILSGNDDRLFFDRTMAMFTGDKKKGGNVVTTLNGKAQRAAFEGLGDKKGAVAAIDPRTGKILALASTPSYDPSSFAGRQDADGKAWQTLNADKDKPMLNRALRETYPPGSTFKAVTAAAALEHGVVKDIDAPTDTPEPYIIPLSSTPMKNQHSGCEKASLSEALRVSCNSVFANLGDKVGRDNMVETAEKFGFNDPKIYTPVRASASVYNKEMDRGGNAQSAIGQFDTRATPLQMAMVTAAIANDGKLMKPYMIDQLEAPNLDVLERTEPEEMSQPLSEENAQLVQKMMENVVEKGTGTNARIDGVTVGGKTGTAQHGENNSERPYAWFISYARTDQGSPVAVAVVVEDSSGTARDDISGGGLAAPIAKKVMEAVLDGKQ; this is translated from the coding sequence GTGAACAAGCCCCTGCGCCGAATCGCGATCTTCTGCGGCCTTCTGGTCCTCGCGCTGCTGATCCGTGACAACTGGCTCCAGTACGTCCGTGCGGAAGAGCTCAGCAGCCACAAGAGCAACAAGCGCGTCCAGATCGAGCGCTATGCCTCCGAGAGCGGCAACATCATCGTCGACGGCAAGCCGATCACCGGCTCCAAGCTGACCGACGACACCTACTTCAAGTACAAGCGCACGTACACCGACGGCCCGATGTGGGCACCCGTCACCGGCTACGCCTCGCAGGCCTTCGGTTCATCGCAGATCGAGAACCTCGAGGACGAGATCCTCAGCGGCAACGACGACCGGCTCTTCTTCGACCGCACCATGGCGATGTTCACGGGCGACAAGAAGAAGGGCGGCAATGTCGTCACCACGCTGAACGGCAAGGCGCAGAGGGCGGCGTTCGAGGGTCTCGGGGACAAGAAGGGCGCGGTCGCGGCCATCGACCCGCGCACCGGGAAGATCCTGGCGCTCGCATCGACGCCCTCGTACGACCCCTCCTCCTTCGCGGGCCGCCAGGACGCGGACGGGAAGGCCTGGCAGACGCTGAACGCGGACAAGGACAAGCCGATGCTGAACCGGGCGCTGCGGGAGACCTACCCGCCCGGCTCCACCTTCAAGGCAGTCACCGCCGCCGCCGCACTGGAGCACGGTGTCGTCAAGGACATCGACGCGCCGACCGACACACCCGAGCCGTACATCATCCCGCTGTCGAGCACACCGATGAAGAACCAGCACAGCGGCTGCGAGAAGGCGAGCCTGAGCGAGGCCCTGAGGGTCTCCTGCAACTCGGTCTTCGCCAACCTCGGTGACAAGGTCGGCCGGGACAACATGGTGGAGACAGCAGAGAAGTTCGGCTTCAACGACCCGAAGATCTACACCCCGGTGCGTGCCTCCGCCTCCGTCTACAACAAGGAGATGGACCGCGGCGGCAACGCCCAGTCGGCGATCGGCCAGTTCGACACCCGTGCCACCCCGCTCCAGATGGCCATGGTCACCGCCGCGATCGCCAATGACGGCAAGCTGATGAAGCCGTACATGATCGACCAGCTGGAGGCGCCCAACCTGGACGTGCTGGAGCGTACCGAGCCCGAGGAGATGAGCCAGCCGCTCTCGGAGGAGAACGCGCAGCTCGTCCAGAAGATGATGGAGAACGTCGTCGAGAAGGGCACCGGTACCAACGCCCGGATCGACGGTGTCACCGTCGGCGGCAAGACCGGTACCGCCCAGCACGGCGAGAACAACAGCGAGCGCCCCTACGCGTGGTTCATCTCCTACGCCAGGACCGACCAGGGATCGCCGGTCGCCGTGGCCGTCGTGGTCGAGGACAGCTCGGGCACGGCGCGCGACGACATCAGCGGCGGCGGACTCGCCGCGCCCATCGCCAAGAAGGTGATGGAGGCGGTGCTCGACGGGAAGCAGTGA